TTGTCTTCCGGGCGCACGATCATGCGACCGCCGGACAGGCCCTTGCCGGCGTAGTCGTTGACTTCGCCGTAGATGCGCATGGTCTCGCCGCGCGGGATGAACGCGCCGATGGACTGGCCTCCGGAACCGTGCAGGGTCATGTCGATGGTGTCGTCCGGCAGACCTTCCTCGCCGTAACGGCGGGTGATCTCGTAGCCGACCATGGTGCCGACCGTACGGTTGACGTTGCGAATCGGCATTTCGATGCGCACGGGTTCCTTGTGTTCGAGGGCCGGCTGGGCAAGTTCGATGAGGTTGTTGTCCAGCGCCTTCTCCAGCTCGTGGTTCTGCTCGGTGGTCTGGTGCAGAATCGTGCCGGGTACCGGGCCGGCCTGCTTGAGGACGTTGGACAGGTCGATGCCGCCGGACTTCCAGCGCTTGATGGCTTCGTTCTGGTCCAGGCACTCAACGTGGCCGATGGCCTCCTCAAGAGTCCTGAAGCCGAGCTGGGCGAGGATCTCGCGCACCTCCTCAGCGATGAACATGAAGAAGTTGACCACATACTCGGGCTTGCCCTTAAAGCGGGCGCGCAGCTCAGGATCCTGGGTGGCAATGCCCTGCGGGCAGGTGTTCTTCTGGCAGGCGCGCATCATGACGCAACCTTCCACGATCAGGGCTGCGGTGGCGAAGCCGAATTCCTCGGCACCAAGCAGGGCGGCGATGACCACGTCACGACCGGTCTTAAGCTCGCCGTCGCACTGGACGACGATGCGGGAGCGCAGGCCGTTCAGGATCAGCGTCTGCTGGGTTTCGGACAGGCCGATCTCCCACGGGGTACCGGCGTGCTTGATGGCGTTGAGCGGGGCTGCACCCGTACCGCCGTCATAGCCGGAGATAAGCACCACGTCGGCATGGCACTTGGCCACACCCGCGGCGATGGTGCCGACGCCGAACTCGGAAACGAGCTTGACGTGGATACGTGCCTTCGGGTTGGCCATCTTCGCATCGTTGATCAGCTGCTTCAGATCCTCGATGGAGTAGATGTCGTGGTGAGGCGGCGGGGAGATCAGCTCCACGCCCGGGGTGGCGTGACGGACCTTGGCGATCCACGGCGGGACCTTGGCTCCGGGCAGGTGTCCACCCTCACCAGGCTTGGCGCCCTGGGCGAGCTTGATCTGCAAATCGGTGGCGTGCACGAGGTAATCGGAGGTCACGCCGAAGCGGGCGGACGCAATCTGCTTGATGCGGCTGTAGCGCTGCGGATCATTGATACGGTCGTCGGATTCGCCGCCCTCACCGGAGTTGGAGCGTGCGCCAATCGAATTCATGGCGATGGCAAGCGTCTCGTGCGCTTCCTGCGAGATGGAACCGTAGCTCATGGCACCGGTGGAGAAGCGCTTGACGATCTCAGAGGCCGGCTCGACTTCGGAGATGTCGATCGGCTTGCGGTTGGTGTTGAACTTCATCAGGCCACGCAGGGTCATGAGACGGTTCGACGTGTCGTTGATGTGGTGCGAATACTTCTTGAACATCTGGTAGTCGCCACGATGGGTCGACTGCTGAAGCAGGAAGATGGCCTCGGGATCGTTGAGGTGATCCTCGCCGGTACGACGCCACTTGTAGTCGCCGCCCGTACGCAGGTTGCGGTGCGGGGATGCGCTCCACTGGTTCGGGTAGGCCACGCGGTGACGGATGGCCACTTCCTCGGCGATCTCGTCAAGGCCAACGCCGCCCACACGGGAGGTGGTGCCGGTGAAGTATTCGTCGATGACTTCCTGGCTCAGGCCCACAGCCTCGAACAGCTGCGCGCCACGGTAGCTCATGATGGTGGAGACGCCCATCTTGGACATGATCTTGAGCACGCCGGTGGAAAGCGCCTTGGTGAGGTTCTTCACGGCGGTGTCCGCGTCGACCTTGAGGTAGCCATTACGGGCCAGATCCTCAACGGATTCGAATGCCAGGTACGGGTTCACGCAGGCGGCACCGTAGGCGATGAGCAGCGCGACATGGTGAATCTCGCGCACATCGCCGGCCTCGACGGCCATGGAGATCTGCGTACGGGTGTGGTGACGCAGCAGGTGATGCTGCACGGCGGAAGTCAGCAGCAGGGACGGAATCGGGCCCCAGGTGTGGTTGGATTCACGGTCGGAGAGCACGATGAAGTTCTTGCCGTTGTCGATGGCCTCATCGATTTCGGCAAAGATCTCGGCAAGTCGATCTTCGAGGGCCTTGCCGCCGCCGGCGACCTGGTACAGGCCCTTGACCACGTACGGACGGTAGTAGCCGCCGAGGATGCGGGCCTTGTCGAGGCGCTTGAGCTGGGCCATCTCATCAGAGTTGACCACGGGCAGCGGGATGAGGATCTTCTTGGCGTGCAGTTCGGAATCGGACAGCA
The window above is part of the Bifidobacterium longum subsp. infantis ATCC 15697 = JCM 1222 = DSM 20088 genome. Proteins encoded here:
- the gltB gene encoding glutamate synthase large subunit, with product MTFKAPLDLTVHAPDGMYDPANEHDACGVGMVTTLNKRPERKIVTDAIEVLVNLDHRGAVGAEENTGDGAGILMSMPDEFMRATVPAELPEAGHYAAGIAFLDRDIETSGQQEQAIAKIVREEGLEVLAWRVVPTNPDGLGLQALAAMPGFKTLVVASPNGALAGVDLDRKTFRIRKRVEHEIGVYFASLSARTITYKGMLTTMQLTHFFEDLNDERMKATIAIVHSRFSTNTFPSWPLAQPFRLLAHNGEINTIQGNRNWLSAREGRLSSELLGEFEPLLPITTPGYSDSGTFDECLELLHLAGRSLPHAICMMLPPAWEKNPDLDPDVRAFYEYNNTLIEPWDGPADIVFTDGTQVGALLDRNGFRPGRWQLTDDGYIVLASEAGVIPEIEQEHIVSKGRLEPGKMFLVDTAEGRIIPDEEVKKTLASQHPYRKWVEGNSVEMSDLPRREHVSHSGQSVQRRQRAFGYTEEDLKLLLTPMANTGKEPLGSMGNDAPMPALSSRSRMLFDYFTQKFAQVTNPPLDWEREEIVTSLESAIGPEPNLLSDSELHAKKILIPLPVVNSDEMAQLKRLDKARILGGYYRPYVVKGLYQVAGGGKALEDRLAEIFAEIDEAIDNGKNFIVLSDRESNHTWGPIPSLLLTSAVQHHLLRHHTRTQISMAVEAGDVREIHHVALLIAYGAACVNPYLAFESVEDLARNGYLKVDADTAVKNLTKALSTGVLKIMSKMGVSTIMSYRGAQLFEAVGLSQEVIDEYFTGTTSRVGGVGLDEIAEEVAIRHRVAYPNQWSASPHRNLRTGGDYKWRRTGEDHLNDPEAIFLLQQSTHRGDYQMFKKYSHHINDTSNRLMTLRGLMKFNTNRKPIDISEVEPASEIVKRFSTGAMSYGSISQEAHETLAIAMNSIGARSNSGEGGESDDRINDPQRYSRIKQIASARFGVTSDYLVHATDLQIKLAQGAKPGEGGHLPGAKVPPWIAKVRHATPGVELISPPPHHDIYSIEDLKQLINDAKMANPKARIHVKLVSEFGVGTIAAGVAKCHADVVLISGYDGGTGAAPLNAIKHAGTPWEIGLSETQQTLILNGLRSRIVVQCDGELKTGRDVVIAALLGAEEFGFATAALIVEGCVMMRACQKNTCPQGIATQDPELRARFKGKPEYVVNFFMFIAEEVREILAQLGFRTLEEAIGHVECLDQNEAIKRWKSGGIDLSNVLKQAGPVPGTILHQTTEQNHELEKALDNNLIELAQPALEHKEPVRIEMPIRNVNRTVGTMVGYEITRRYGEEGLPDDTIDMTLHGSGGQSIGAFIPRGETMRIYGEVNDYAGKGLSGGRMIVRPEDNVTFDKHSNVIAGNVTGFGATSGQMFVAGRAGERFGVRNGGATFVVEGVGDHGCEYMTGGTVVVLGPTGRNFGAGFSGGNTYVLDLDMKKVNPSAIKSGALLFKSLDAETSKLVYALVKQHAEETGSQFAAALLEDWNETVKRFTHVVPKQFVAMTKAMEEAKANNVDFNAPGAWEKVYEQVMEGAR